The bacterium sequence TTGTGGAAATTCAATGACATCTTGACAATTTGCTTGAGCATGCTGAAAGCCAAAAACATCGAACGTTGCAGGAATTTGATAGCGTAAGTCCCAGCGCGAATCGGCAAAGAATACGCAAGCTTCATCACCAAGACCACCCTCGGTGCGATAAGGGTCGAAATGAGCCTCTGCAGTTGCCAGATCTGGATTAATAAACCCGCCGATTTGCCCAGGGAAATAGCGCTCTTCCTCGAGAGTGATTTCTCCGCGTATAAAGCGTAATGATTTAGTATTCACTCCACTTTCTGTGCCCGGAGTAAACATTGCGCCAACGCGGTTAAGGGCAATTGCGCCGTAAACATCAACCAAGCTCAAGGCCGCCAACTTCAGTGGCGTAAAAGCTGGGTTATAGCAACTTTGCGTAGACCAGCGTGCATCGACAACTGGAGTATGCGTAGCACAATTCCAGTATCCGGAGGCAGGCCATTCGCCTGAATTACCCCAGGCATCTTCACCATGCTCAGGCCGCAGTGTTCGGCCATCAGCAATAATTAAAACATAGTCAGTTGGGACGAGCTGTACGAGTGCACGCTTCTTAGCAGTAAATGTTTTTGCACCACTGATTGGCTCGACAAAAAAGTCAAAGGCTGAATTGAGTTTTCCCTCAAGACCGACTTGCACGGATGATTGAGTAATTAATGTCTGAGTGGGGTCAATTGTTAAAATATTTTGGCGTGCAAGTGCAGCTTGAATTAATCCTTGGGCTTTAGCTTGGTCAGGTAGCGCCTGCACCGCCTGCATGGCGATTCGCTCTGCTTCGCTCTGTGCGTGTTCGCGTAAAGCACTCCAATGCGAAACATCAACAGCAAGCACGCTTAAAGTAACGACAAAAGGAACGCAGGCAAGCGCATAGAATGCAATATTGCCAGACGTAGATTTAAGGTTACGAACTATCACAAAAGCCCCTCACAGCTATACCCGTTCCGTCACCGAAAATTTTTTCGGTTAACGAAACTTTCATAAACGGGCTAGTCTAAATTAGCCTGATTTATGTACGAAATAAACCGTGGCAATTTACACAAATCCTTGGAAGGTAAAAATTTACCGTCCCTAGTGATTATCGTCCGTTTTGCGACTAGTGGTGCGTGGCACCGGCAAATTTTTTCAGAGTTTTTCGGATCATTTATTAAACTTCTTTCAATAAAAAATTGAAATTTTGAAAAAAATTTCTTACTTGTTAAATCATATCAAGATGTTAAACGGATGTTACAATCCTAATTCGAAAGAAGTCTATTCAAGCTTAGCACGTTCTGTTGCAACCCGATCTGCTGTTAAGGGGATAAGCCCTTGTGCTACGACAATTTCCTGCCCCTGGGAGCTTAGCACGTAACTCATGAAATCTTTAGTAGAAGCATCAATTTTCTCACCAGGAGTCTTTACGAAATAGATGCTCATGGAGCGAGCAAGTGGATAGCTTAAGCTGAAGATTGTATCTGCATCTGCTTTGATTGCCTGGTCGCTAGCCGACTTTGAAACTGGCAGAGTCTTCATTCCAACAAGATTTAAACCACGCGTATCAGAAATTCCAACTGCGCGTGGGCTAGCTTTTAAGCTTGCTTCAAAATCAGCCGCTGATGTTACGAACTTAACTTTTTTGTTCCAATCTTGCTGGAGTAAAACTTGTTGCTTGAAAAATTGCACTGCAGGAGCATCAGCATTCAACACTACGGCGACAAACTGATTGTCGGTTGCGGTAGTACTGCGTTGTGGCTTAGCTGAAAACATCTTCTCCAAATCAGTAAAGCTGATGGTTGTGTAAGGCGAACTTGCATTAACAGTGACATAAGCAGCGGCAAATGCTGTGTTGATTTGTGTAGGCTCAAATCCATACTTAAGCATAAAATTTTTACTTTCGTTCTCTTTAAGTGGGCGGGTCATCGGACCGATGTCGGCTGTACCTTCGAGTAAAGCAGCTGGAGCAGAAGCCGAACCTCGACTTGAAACTTGAATTTGAATCTTAGGCTGAACTTTTTGGTAACTTGATACCCAAGAAGTCAAAAGCGTGCCCATTGAATCTGACCCAATTGAAGTAACCAAACCCTCATTGGTAACTGTCGGAGTATAAACTGGGATCGAACTATCGGCAGTTGCGGACTGCGCAACTAAAGTCGCCGAGGACACTAACAAACTGCAACTAAGAACGAGTGATAAAACTTTTGACTGCATATTGGCTCCGTAAATCATTGTGGCTACACCGCGAAATGCCTAGAATAAAAATTTTGCTGTAATTTACTCTAAAATTCGGCAAATGTCTATTTTTGATGTTCTAAATATTACTATTATAGCTAATAACTAGTTGAAACTACTACTATTTAAAACTTAGTCTTAATTTCGATTCGATTTTATTAATCTCTTCAATTGTCTGCGATGTATTCCAGTTGAAACTGTCAGCAGCTAATTGACCGATTG is a genomic window containing:
- a CDS encoding substrate-binding domain-containing protein, giving the protein MQSKVLSLVLSCSLLVSSATLVAQSATADSSIPVYTPTVTNEGLVTSIGSDSMGTLLTSWVSSYQKVQPKIQIQVSSRGSASAPAALLEGTADIGPMTRPLKENESKNFMLKYGFEPTQINTAFAAAYVTVNASSPYTTISFTDLEKMFSAKPQRSTTATDNQFVAVVLNADAPAVQFFKQQVLLQQDWNKKVKFVTSAADFEASLKASPRAVGISDTRGLNLVGMKTLPVSKSASDQAIKADADTIFSLSYPLARSMSIYFVKTPGEKIDASTKDFMSYVLSSQGQEIVVAQGLIPLTADRVATERAKLE